One bacterium genomic region harbors:
- a CDS encoding MFS transporter, translating into MKNKSALILIFITAFIDLLGFGILIPILPSFAVKELGVDEAAIGIAIAAYSFIQFLFNPILGKYSDKHGRKPVIVACLFINAIGYVIFAFTHSYIMLLFSRIIAGIGGSSIAVAQAYIADVTTKETRSKGMGLIGSAFGLGFVFGPLIGGFLAEYGYMMTGLVAGGFSIAAFIVTMIFLPESLKKSEATTDESILTRRKLLDIAALKKVFSEPSRAIFIVLFFVLIFSFANIYGTFALLGIQVYGLTDLQNGYLFGITGLVSAIVQGGLIGHIDKMMTKKNILKVSSLIISIGLGLIPYGGNFLGLALISGFLSIGTGMLQPTLLSLISDVTPDQEQGITLGVNQSLSALARVMGPLWGGFAFEFLGYQFPFLTGGVFMFLVFLFTVIYIPRKVGM; encoded by the coding sequence TTGAAAAATAAATCTGCACTCATTTTAATATTCATAACAGCATTCATTGATCTTCTTGGATTTGGAATACTAATTCCAATTTTACCATCATTTGCAGTTAAAGAACTCGGAGTTGATGAAGCAGCAATTGGAATTGCAATTGCAGCATATTCGTTTATTCAATTCTTATTCAATCCAATATTGGGAAAATATTCTGACAAGCACGGAAGAAAACCGGTAATCGTAGCTTGTCTTTTTATTAACGCTATCGGCTACGTGATTTTTGCTTTCACTCACTCATACATTATGCTTCTTTTCAGCAGAATAATAGCCGGTATTGGCGGCAGTAGTATCGCGGTTGCACAAGCGTATATTGCGGATGTTACTACAAAAGAAACCCGTTCAAAGGGAATGGGATTGATCGGTTCAGCTTTCGGGTTAGGATTTGTTTTTGGTCCGCTCATCGGTGGTTTCCTCGCCGAATATGGATATATGATGACCGGTTTAGTTGCAGGTGGGTTTTCAATAGCTGCTTTTATTGTTACGATGATATTTCTACCAGAGTCATTGAAGAAGAGCGAAGCCACGACAGATGAATCAATTCTCACGAGAAGAAAACTGTTAGACATAGCAGCTTTAAAAAAAGTATTTAGTGAACCAAGCAGGGCAATATTTATTGTTCTGTTTTTCGTACTAATATTTTCATTCGCAAATATTTACGGAACATTTGCACTTCTTGGAATCCAGGTTTACGGACTAACCGATTTGCAAAACGGATACTTATTTGGAATAACTGGATTAGTTTCAGCAATTGTGCAAGGAGGATTGATAGGTCATATCGATAAGATGATGACGAAAAAAAATATTTTAAAAGTAAGTTCATTGATTATCAGTATTGGACTTGGACTCATTCCTTATGGAGGAAATTTTCTAGGTCTTGCTTTAATCTCAGGTTTTCTATCGATTGGTACAGGTATGCTTCAGCCTACGTTACTCAGTTTAATCTCGGATGTAACTCCGGATCAAGAACAGGGAATTACGCTGGGAGTAAATCAATCCTTATCTGCATTGGCAAGAGTTATGGGTCCTCTGTGGGGAGGTTTTGCTTTTGAGTTTTTAGGATATCAGTTTCCTTTTTTAACTGGTGGAGTGTTTATGTTTTTGGTCTTCCTGTTCACAGTTATTTATATCCCAAGAAAAGTTGGGATGTAG
- a CDS encoding CapA family protein: protein MKNFIAIITFSITVTFQHFFFNHNELEKAEFTAKKDSTVTVTLCFVGDLMCHSTQFNYAKVGVDTFDFTGVYREVKKYLSSADLTVGNLETVVAGKNKGYSGYPYFNAPDDFIYALKDAGFDFLITANNHALDQGWDGVKRTIEVMNEYQMHSTGTFLSKEDRDSLRIFQINSIKIAILAYSENTNGLPIPKGKDFIINLIDEELIRNDITKAREKGVDIVVVHLHYGPEYNREPSDYQKEIVDKIISFGADIIIGGHPHVIQPVDIFKTDSTKIDSGFVAYSMGNFISNQRWRYSDAGVILNIEISKNILSDSIYISEVNYLPTWVFRGQTEKGREYIILPSQNSKDSTYYYLNDHDRKLMNEAFSDTKEIIHKYSTNSNIKLVK from the coding sequence ATGAAAAATTTTATAGCAATAATAACTTTCAGTATAACTGTGACTTTTCAGCATTTCTTTTTCAATCACAATGAACTGGAAAAAGCTGAATTTACCGCGAAAAAAGATTCAACGGTTACGGTCACACTTTGCTTCGTTGGTGATCTTATGTGCCATTCAACTCAATTTAATTATGCAAAGGTTGGAGTCGATACTTTCGATTTCACAGGTGTTTACAGGGAAGTTAAAAAATATCTTTCTTCCGCGGACTTAACAGTCGGAAATCTTGAAACAGTAGTAGCTGGTAAAAATAAAGGCTACAGTGGTTATCCATATTTCAATGCTCCTGATGATTTTATTTACGCTCTCAAAGATGCAGGATTTGATTTTCTCATTACTGCAAATAATCATGCTCTGGATCAGGGCTGGGATGGAGTAAAAAGAACAATAGAGGTAATGAATGAATATCAAATGCATTCAACCGGAACTTTTTTATCCAAGGAAGACAGAGATTCGCTCAGAATTTTTCAAATTAACTCAATCAAAATTGCGATTCTTGCATATAGTGAAAACACAAACGGTCTGCCTATTCCTAAAGGAAAAGATTTCATCATAAATCTGATCGATGAAGAATTAATCCGAAACGATATTACAAAAGCAAGAGAAAAGGGAGTGGATATAGTTGTTGTTCACCTGCATTATGGTCCGGAATACAACAGAGAACCAAGTGATTACCAAAAAGAAATTGTAGATAAAATAATTTCATTTGGAGCTGATATTATTATCGGTGGTCATCCGCACGTAATTCAACCGGTAGATATTTTTAAAACTGATAGTACTAAAATTGATTCAGGATTTGTTGCTTATTCTATGGGGAATTTTATTTCAAATCAAAGGTGGCGTTATTCTGATGCGGGAGTAATTCTAAATATAGAAATATCAAAAAATATTTTAAGTGATTCCATCTATATTAGTGAAGTTAATTATTTGCCAACGTGGGTGTTCCGAGGTCAAACAGAAAAAGGAAGAGAATATATTATTTTACCATCTCAGAATTCTAAAGATTCCACTTATTATTATCTAAATGATCATGATAGAAAATTAATGAATGAAGCTTTCAGCGATACTAAAGAGATTATTCATAAGTACTCAACAAATTCCAATATAAAGTTAGTGAAATGA
- the dusB gene encoding tRNA dihydrouridine synthase DusB has translation MLKLNNIELDKAILLAPMEDVTDISFRLVCRELGADIVYTEFVNSEGLIRANAKTHQKLKIIEEERPVGIQIYGANIKSMVGAAKIAEAENPDLIDINAGCWVKNVVGCGAGSALLKDPPYMQELVKAVVDSTSLPVTVKTRLGWDENSIQILEVAKRMEDAGAVALTVHCRTRKVGHSGDADWTWIPKVKEVVKIPVFLNGNVLTAQDVKRAFDETGADGIMIARGAIGNPWIFKEAKELLSTGTITTIVDEEMRIKTCLKHLKLAVQVKGEKRGVLEHRKFYAGYQRGMYGAARIRADLMILTEYIPVEDALLKYLDSLKKEVEIV, from the coding sequence ATGTTGAAGCTTAATAACATAGAACTAGATAAAGCCATCCTCCTCGCACCAATGGAAGATGTAACGGACATTTCCTTCAGGTTGGTTTGCAGAGAATTGGGTGCTGATATTGTTTACACCGAATTTGTAAACTCAGAAGGATTAATTCGTGCAAATGCAAAAACTCATCAGAAGCTAAAAATTATTGAAGAAGAAAGACCGGTTGGAATTCAGATTTATGGTGCAAATATTAAATCAATGGTCGGTGCTGCTAAAATTGCAGAAGCAGAAAATCCTGATTTGATTGATATTAATGCTGGCTGCTGGGTAAAAAATGTTGTCGGCTGCGGTGCTGGTTCTGCTCTACTTAAAGATCCTCCATATATGCAAGAATTAGTAAAAGCAGTTGTGGATTCGACTTCATTACCAGTAACTGTAAAAACAAGATTGGGCTGGGATGAAAACAGTATCCAGATTCTTGAAGTAGCCAAGAGAATGGAAGATGCCGGTGCTGTTGCCTTGACTGTCCACTGCAGAACGAGGAAAGTTGGTCATAGTGGCGATGCAGATTGGACTTGGATTCCGAAAGTCAAAGAAGTAGTAAAGATTCCTGTTTTCCTTAACGGAAATGTTTTAACTGCACAAGACGTAAAAAGGGCTTTTGATGAAACTGGTGCTGATGGAATCATGATTGCACGTGGTGCAATTGGTAATCCGTGGATATTTAAAGAAGCAAAAGAACTTCTATCAACCGGTACTATTACAACCATTGTTGATGAGGAGATGAGAATAAAAACCTGTCTCAAACATCTTAAACTTGCGGTACAGGTAAAGGGAGAGAAGAGGGGAGTATTAGAGCATCGAAAGTTTTATGCCGGTTATCAGAGGGGCATGTATGGTGCAGCAAGGATACGAGCTGACTTAATGATATTAACTGAATATATTCCTGTTGAAGATGCGTTGCTGAAGTATCTGGACTCGTTGAAAAAGGAGGTTGAAATAGTTTGA
- a CDS encoding histone H1: MDKFNQLVQFVQGLETDFHKFYEKGQSAAGTRVRKGLSDLRKLCQDVRKDVQDVKAQRKAAKG; this comes from the coding sequence ATGGATAAATTCAATCAATTGGTTCAGTTCGTACAAGGATTGGAAACCGATTTTCATAAATTCTATGAGAAAGGACAATCCGCTGCAGGTACACGCGTAAGAAAAGGCTTAAGTGATCTTAGAAAACTTTGCCAGGACGTACGCAAAGACGTGCAGGATGTAAAAGCTCAGAGAAAAGCTGCTAAAGGATAA